From a region of the Streptococcus ruminantium genome:
- the pth gene encoding aminoacyl-tRNA hydrolase codes for MTRLIIGLGNPGDRYFETKHNVGFMLLDKIAKRENVAFTHDKIFQADIAITFINGEKIFLVKPTTFMNESGKAVHALMTYYGLDEKDILVVYDDLDMAVGKIRFRQKGSAGGHNGIKSIVKYIKTQEFDRIKIGIGRPKGEMSVVHHVLSGFDVEDRIEIDLALDKLDKAVNFYLQEDDFDTIMRKFNG; via the coding sequence ATGACACGATTGATTATTGGACTGGGAAATCCTGGTGACCGCTATTTTGAGACCAAACACAATGTTGGCTTTATGTTGCTAGATAAGATTGCCAAACGTGAAAATGTAGCGTTTACTCACGATAAGATTTTTCAAGCAGACATTGCGATTACTTTTATAAATGGTGAAAAGATCTTCCTCGTCAAACCAACTACTTTTATGAATGAATCAGGCAAGGCTGTCCATGCACTAATGACCTACTATGGTTTAGATGAAAAAGACATTTTGGTTGTCTACGATGATTTAGATATGGCTGTTGGAAAAATTCGTTTTCGACAAAAGGGATCAGCGGGAGGACACAACGGTATCAAGTCTATTGTTAAGTATATAAAAACTCAAGAATTTGATCGGATTAAAATTGGTATTGGACGTCCTAAGGGGGAGATGAGTGTTGTTCATCATGTTCTATCAGGTTTTGATGTGGAAGACCGTATTGAAATTGATCTGGCACTGGATAAACTTGACAAAGCTGTCAAT